The proteins below are encoded in one region of Bacteroidetes bacterium GWF2_43_63:
- a CDS encoding CGGC domain-containing protein encodes MMEKIKVGIIICNRYHTCAGGKCFRSLQKREGAFSIYKNQDVEIAAYTTCDGCPGGNIEYAPVEMKKNGVTHVHLATGMLVGYPPCRNIEYFEKFITEKFGLTVVVGTHPIPQKYFLTHQALGTWNNSLWKRLTEPTLCYKKTRLEYD; translated from the coding sequence ATGATGGAGAAGATTAAAGTTGGTATTATTATTTGCAACCGCTATCACACCTGCGCCGGTGGAAAATGTTTCAGATCCCTGCAAAAACGCGAAGGAGCCTTTTCTATTTATAAAAACCAGGATGTTGAAATTGCAGCATACACCACGTGTGATGGATGCCCGGGCGGAAATATTGAATACGCTCCTGTCGAAATGAAAAAAAACGGTGTGACCCATGTGCATCTGGCAACCGGCATGCTGGTTGGTTATCCGCCTTGCCGTAATATTGAATATTTCGAAAAATTCATTACTGAAAAATTCGGATTAACGGTGGTTGTTGGCACACATCCGATTCCACAAAAATATTTCCTCACTCATCAGGCTTTGGGTACATGGAATAATAGTTTATGGAAACGGCTAACAGAGCCAACTCTGTGCTATAAAAAGACCCGTTTGGAATATGATTAA